A window of Corticium candelabrum chromosome 3, ooCorCand1.1, whole genome shotgun sequence contains these coding sequences:
- the LOC134177037 gene encoding kinesin-like protein KIF11 gives MPRGKTSVEKNIQVVVRCRPLQRNETKESSGSVIQCLTDRREVRVKQEISDKGTCKTFTFDKVFGPDSTQLEVYRTVVEPIVDEVLQGYSCTVFAYGQTGTGKTYTMEGERSSNCSSWEDDPLTGIIPRTLQHFFLKLNDQSIEYSVRVSFLELYNEELFDLLSSNDDNSRLRLFEDPVRKGSVVVQGLEEVTVHSKEEVYRILQEGTQKRITAATLMNAHSSRSHTVFGITLHMKENSVDGEELLKTGKLNLVDLAGSENIGRSGAVEKRAREAGEMKMAITPLVVDMATADLYNYSYLIESTGFGQANTALGNINQSLLTLGRVITALVERRPHIPYRESKLTRILQDSLGGRMKTSIIATISPALSSIEESLSTLEYACRAKSITNRPEINQKLTKKALIKEYTEQIERLKKDLNAAREKNGIYLAPESFVAMEKKMKDQSSDICEFEERIKALVEGKAEKETCILLICASSQHHMYFCIFVILSRNNVDSLYDQGKAAHVFLLYTWVYVPRAGSNRIGLNHIGSVWNGACVKSV, from the exons ATGCCGAGAGGTAAAACTTCAGTGGAAAAAAACATTCAAGTAGTTGTCCGATGCAG GCCATTGCAACGAAACGAGACGAAGGAATCTAGTGGTTCTGTAATTCAGTGTCTGACGGACAGAAGAGAAGTCAGAGTAAAGCAAGAAATCTCAGACAAAGGGACTTGCAAAACATTTACGTTTGACAAAGTCTTTGGTCCGGACTCTACTCAGCTAGAAGTCTATCGGACAGTTGTCGAGCCGATTGTCGACGAGGTGCTGCAAGGATACAGCTGCACCGTCTTTGC atatggacaaacaggcacagGCAAAACTTACACTATGGAAGGGGAAAGATCATCAAATTGTTCCAGCTGGGAGGATGATCCACTAACTGGTATCATTCCACGAACACTTCAACATTTCTTCCTTAAACTTAATGACCAG AGCATTGAGTACAGTGTCCGTGTTTCATTTCTGGAACTTTACAATGAGGAGTTGTTTGATCTATTGAGTTCCAATGATGACAACAGTCGTTTACGATTATTTGAAGACCCTGTTAGAAAG GGATCTGTGGTGGTTCAAGGTTTGGAGGAAGTGACTGTACATTCCAAGGAGGAAGTTTATCGCATACTGCAAGAGGGAACTCAGAAGAGAATAACAGCTGCCACATTGATGAATGCTCATTCCAGTCGATCACACACTGTGTTTGGAATAACACTTCACATGAAAGAGAACTCGGTTGATGGCGAGGAATTGTTGAAGACTGGCAAGTTGAACTTGGTTGACTTGGCAGGAAGTGAAAACATTGGTCGCTCAGGAGCTGTTGAGAAGCGTGCAAGAGAAGCAGGTGAG ATGAAAATGGCAATCACGCCCTTGGTTGTGGACATGGCAACCGCTGACCTCTACAACTACTCTTACTTGATTGAATCAACCGGCTTTGGTCAAGCAAACACGGCATTAG GAAATATCAATCAGAGTTTGCTTACATTGGGAAGAGTAATTACAGCACTAGTCGAACGAAGGCCACACATTCCGTACAG GGAAAGTAAATTGACTCGAATACTGCAGGATTCTTTAGGTGGACGGATGAAGACTTCAATCATTGCAACAATATCACCAGCTTTGAGCAGCATTGAG GAATCATTGAGTACTCTTGAGTACGCATGTAGAGCAAAAAGTATAACTAACAGACCTGAAATCAACCAAAAATTGACCAAAAAGGCTCTCATTAAG GAGTATACTGAACAGATTGAGAGATTGAAGAAGGACTTAAATGCAGCAAGAGAAAAGAATGGAATTTACTTGGCACCAGAGAGTTTTGT TGCTAtggaaaagaaaatgaaagatCAAAGTAGTGACATTTGTGAATTTGAAGAGAGGATAAAGGCACTAGTGGAGGGAAAAGCTGAG AAAGAAACATGTATCTTGTTGATTTGTGCTTCTTCTCAACACCATATGTATTTCTGCATTTTTGTGATTTTATCAAGAAACAATGTGGACAGCTTGTATGATCAAGGAAAGGCAGCACATGTGTTTCTGCTGTACACATGGGTTTATGTACCCAGA GCTGGCTCGAATCGTATTGGCTTGAATCATATTGGCTCAGTTTGGAACGGAGCTTGTGTGAAAAGTGTATAA
- the LOC134176817 gene encoding glycerate kinase-like encodes MMTAAEEVIGEHICCGIGSVPANVRKEDFSGRWPAKIKIYKGARDNLPDEMALCAAMDIFDLALNSTENDILLVLMSGGGSALLPLPTPPLCLEEKLLAIKILSQAGATIQQLNTLRKHLSMVKGGHLASVAYPAQVISLILSDVVGDSLDTIASGPTYPNQSTPQDCLDIISSLDVWQMFPKSITQFLEIKRNECYIEHTFEHVHNVLVGSNRLALLECQRKALHLGYYPVVLSSTLEGEARNVGMVFATLCASLLHGDWEKVAVSAESLHCEQNILLDLRLGHKKPYCLIAGGETTVHVQGSGVGGRNQELALAAAISLRELLSEDEFNRCVFLSAGTDGQDGPTSAAGAYGTADVVEIAQRDGLSPQQFLEQNDSFSFYSTVCHGEYSLVTGHTGTNTMDIQLALVN; translated from the exons ATGATGACAGCGGCAGAAGAAGTGATAGGAGAGCACATTTGTTGTGGAATAGGCAGCGTTCCTGCAAATGTGAGGAAAGAGGATTTTTCGGGTCGCTGGCCCGCGAAGATCAA AATATACAAAGGAGCAAGAGACAACTTACCAGATGAAATGGCTCTGTGTGCAGCAATGGATATTTTTGATCTTGCCTTGAATTCCACAGAAAATGACATTCTTTTAGTGTTGATGTCAGGTGGCGGTTCAGCTTTGTTGCCTTTGCCAACACCACCTCTCTGTCTTGAAGAAAAGCTCTTAGCCATCAAAATTTTGTCTCAAGCAGGTGCAACAATTCAACAGCTGAACACACTTCGTAAGCACTTGTCGATGGTTAAAGGAGGCCATTTAGCTTCTGTTGCATATCCAGCTCAG GTTATTTCATTAATTTTGTCCGATGTTGTGGGGGACTCACTAGACACAATTGCTTCTGGACCTACCTACCCAAATCAGAGCACTCCTCAAGACTGTCTTGATATTATATCATCTTTGGATGTTTGGCAGATGTTTCCAAAGTCAATTACACAATTTCTTGAGATAAAACGAAATGAATGTTACATAGAGCATACATTTGAACATGTTCACAATGTCCTTGTTGGTTCAAATCGCCTAGCATTGTTAGAATGTCAGAGAAAGGCTCTTCACCTTGGATATTATCCAGTCGTACTGTCATCTACTTTGGAAGGCGAAGCTCGCAATGTTGGCATGGTTTTTGCTACTCTTTGTGCATCTCTTCTTCATGGAGACTGGGAGAAAGTAGCTGTGTCAGCTGAGAGTTTGCACTGTGAACAAAACATATTGCTGGACCTTCGGCTAGGACATAAAAAACCATACTGTCTTATTGCAGGTGGTGAAACAACAGTGCATGTTCAAGGTTCTGGAGTAGGTGGTCGAAATCAGGAGCTTGCTTTAGCTGCTGCAATATCGTTACGAGAACTGTTGTCTGAAGATGAGTTCAATCGCTGTGTTTTTCTGAGTGCTGGTACAGATGGTCAGGATGGTCCAACGTCAGCTGCAGGGGCTTATGGTACTGCTGATGTTGTAGAAATCGCACAACGTGATGGTTTGAGCCCTCAACAGTTTTTGGAACAAAATGATTCGTTTTCATTTTACAGTACAGTCTGTCATGGAGAATACAGCCTCGTCACTGGCCATACAGGAACAAACACAATGGATATACAATTGGCGTTGGTCAACTGA